Sequence from the Candidatus Woesearchaeota archaeon genome:
TCAAGCTCATTCACTCCCTTTGAGAGCGCCGTCTTCACATTTATCTTGATTGGCGTGAACGAACAAGAGAGCTCTTCGCCAGGCCGGAGCGCCACAACACCCCCGCAGTTTTCTTTAAAAGAATCCCCTGGGCCGAACAAGACTTCACCGAACGAGACAGGACGCTCGCGACCGTTAAGCTGAAAATCATTCATCAAGAGCACAACAAACTCCTCTCGATTGACCAACTGCTTATACGCGGACGGATCAGCAGACGGATCAACAAGCCAGAGCCAGTCGGTAGGATTGCGCAACGAAAACGAGAGCGTCCTTGTTTTAGCATCACACGCAACGTCAAAAAACGCCTTCGTGTCTTGTTCGCCTTCCTCCGCAGGAACGGACGTCGTGTTCTCCTCAACAACGGGTTCGGGCGCGGGTTCTGGCTCTTGCACAAGAAGGGTTTCAGGCGGAGGAGGAAGCGGTTTTGTTGAACACCCGCTCAACACCATAAACAGAGCCGCCACGCAGAGCACCGCCAGAGCACGCCACAGAAAAAGGAGCCTCGCCGGGTGCGGCCTTGCCTTGACTCGCCCCTCCTTCCCCTCGGCCTCTTTACACTTCAAACAATCTTCCTTTCCGAATTGCACCATATCATCCACCCCCCTGAACGCTACCGCATCAAACAAGGAATCAAACAAGACTTCGTTTATAAATATTTGCCTTGGCCCTCTCCTTCACAACAGCCAACGTCACAACAGCCAAAAGCCAAAACAACCCGTTGCTCCAACACAACAAACTTCAAAAACTTCATCACTGAGAAGCACTGCTACGCAGAAGCGTTTTTACTTGCGCAAGCTCCGCTTGCGTTTTTCCTTCTTCATGCGCTTTCGCTGCCACTTCCAGCGCATCTGACCCTTCTTTTTCCAACGTCGTGAACTTCTCTTCATGCAACACCTAGCTACGCTAGCGCCAGCACTCCTTGCCAGCACTGCACACTCTTGAACCGCACGAACTTCCAACGTCTATTTAAAGGTTTTCCTCACAAGAACCCTCCTCAAAGCAAAAAAGCACCCAGCGCAAAAGCATCTCCAAAGGCATGAGCAAGGACCAAAGGCATGAGCAAGGACACACGCCACATCACACATCGGTAAACAGTGTTTCCTCCGGAAAGACAACCACGCCCTTCTCCGTGACTTTGACAAGACGAATCTCGCGGTCGTGATCTGAGCCACGAAGCTTCCTGACAACAATCCCGGGCACGAACGTAGCGCCTCTTCGAATATTGTAGAGCGCAACCACCCCATCCGCAATGAACTCTTCAATACCGTAGGTAGAAACTTCAAAACTTCCCTCTTTTGTCTCCGCCAAGAGTAGCGACGTTACACGCCTAGCAGAGAGCATGTTTCCCAGCGCGGCCAGTGCCAACCTTCGCTCCTCATTCGAAGTCAATACCATACTGAACAACGTCAAAGAATCAATAACAACCCTTGTAACACCCAGCTCTCGAATCACCTCTTCAATCTCACTAATTAAATGATGCGGCTTTGCATTTACTTTGGACATATAATGCGTCACTTTTGCTAGCGGGCCACCAATAAACCTGAACCTGCCCGAAGCTTCCATTTTCGCGAAGTCAAAGCCGAGGCGCGCCATGTCCTCGTATAACTTTTTCTTGCTCTCCTCCAAACTCACATAGAGACATGTCTCGCCTTCCTCCACTCCTTTCCAGAGAAACTGCGTCGCGAGTGTGGTCTTTCCCGACCCGCACGGTCCAGAAACCAAGATATTTCTTCCGGGAAGAAAACCCCCATGCAACAGCGTGTCCAGCCCTTCAACGCCAGAGCTCACCCTCCTTTCTTGCCTTTCTCCACCACGGTCTTCGGAACTGGAACGAGTATCTCTCAAGACCTCCCTCTCCTGCCTAGTCATCAAGCACCACCTCCCTCAACAAATAACGCTTCCTCCCTGGAAACGCATCTTTCGTCTCCCACACGCGATGTGCCAACGCGCCGAAGAACAAACCAGACATGTGAAGCAAAGCAGAACTGGAAGCTGAAAAGAACAGCGGAGAGACCCCTCCCGCAACCAGCAAGAAAAGAGGAGAAACAACCGCTAAACCGGCAACAACGGCAAGAACGACGCCTTCATTCACCTCGAATTTACGCACGTGCATACTCGCAACACCAAACCCTGCATACACTGCAGTCGACGCGCCGAGAACGGTGATTTTTGTTGCAAACCAAATAGGAAGCGCCGCCACGACACCTGCAAGAAAATAAATGCCCAGCGCTTCTTTTGAAAGCACATCCACTTCTGCGAACACCGTCCACAACAAAGCAACACCTACAAGGTTGAACAAGAGGTGCTGAACGTTTCCATGAACCAGTTGATAAGAAAAAAAACGCCACCACTCCCCGTTCATTACCGCAGTATATTCGAGGCTGAAACGATCAACAGCGCCAGGGAGGAAAAACATCACGCAATACAGCAAAAACAGTCCAGCAATGATTCCC
This genomic interval carries:
- a CDS encoding rhomboid family intramembrane serine protease — its product is MEGWQERGKRMKRSIQLLGIIAGLFLLYCVMFFLPGAVDRFSLEYTAVMNGEWWRFFSYQLVHGNVQHLLFNLVGVALLWTVFAEVDVLSKEALGIYFLAGVVAALPIWFATKITVLGASTAVYAGFGVASMHVRKFEVNEGVVLAVVAGLAVVSPLFLLVAGGVSPLFFSASSSALLHMSGLFFGALAHRVWETKDAFPGRKRYLLREVVLDD